A window of the Cystobacter fuscus genome harbors these coding sequences:
- a CDS encoding DUF5995 family protein produces MATLAEIKAYRPKDIEDSLDAMRSALDYFHRENDQRAIFLRAYYLITTAIWQAVHQRGRYDRRIFFDPKWVDKLAGKFSLLYFQSLSTQERGGERAWKTAHRLAASNETSVFQDMLLGINAHINYDLAYGVYLNLEEHDDGRDHLLLPRRKFDHDQVNNVLINTIPQVETVLTRDYGGELQLMGELVGDLDEVLGELGIKYYRERVWWSAISFLSAQSPEELQLVHDRLDWESAQLAESLACEGTVLQRSLRGLLNLFSKTTFGPITLEREDTAPEKKKPTQVFSPF; encoded by the coding sequence ATGGCGACCCTCGCGGAAATCAAGGCGTACCGACCCAAGGACATCGAAGACTCCCTCGACGCCATGCGCTCGGCGCTCGACTACTTCCACCGTGAGAACGATCAGCGCGCCATCTTCCTGCGCGCCTACTATCTCATCACCACCGCCATCTGGCAGGCCGTCCACCAGCGCGGCCGTTATGACAGACGCATCTTCTTCGATCCCAAGTGGGTCGATAAGCTGGCCGGGAAGTTCTCCCTGCTCTACTTCCAATCCCTGAGCACCCAGGAGCGCGGCGGCGAGCGGGCCTGGAAGACGGCGCACCGCCTGGCGGCCTCCAACGAGACCTCGGTCTTCCAGGACATGCTGCTCGGCATCAACGCCCACATCAATTACGACCTCGCCTACGGCGTCTATCTCAACCTCGAGGAGCATGATGATGGGAGGGATCACCTGCTGCTGCCGCGGCGCAAGTTCGACCACGATCAGGTCAACAACGTCCTCATCAACACCATCCCCCAGGTGGAAACCGTGCTCACGCGCGACTATGGAGGGGAGCTGCAACTGATGGGCGAGCTGGTGGGCGACCTGGACGAGGTGCTCGGGGAGCTCGGCATCAAGTACTACCGCGAGCGCGTCTGGTGGTCGGCCATCTCCTTCCTGTCCGCCCAATCCCCGGAGGAGCTCCAGCTCGTCCATGACCGGCTCGACTGGGAATCCGCCCAGCTCGCCGAGAGCCTCGCGTGCGAAGGGACGGTGCTCCAGCGCTCACTCCGCGGCCTCCTGAACCTCTTCAGCAAGACCACCTTCGGGCCCATCACCCTCGAGCGCGAGGACACCGCGCCCGAGAAGAAGAAGCCCACCCAGGTCTTCTCGCCCTTCTAG